From a single Rutidosis leptorrhynchoides isolate AG116_Rl617_1_P2 chromosome 5, CSIRO_AGI_Rlap_v1, whole genome shotgun sequence genomic region:
- the LOC139847860 gene encoding G2/mitotic-specific cyclin-2-like, giving the protein MEFAVDNNKAANLQVKGDKMVTRKFGVEISHNRRAFGSINQQKGAQVLPCVVNKRALSQANGNNENNVPNQVHRPVTRKLAAQIANKKQCFPENVLKPKRSIESFKVWEDVEDQPEPMSLETTEPIVEVEIEMEDIFEEPIVDIDISDTKNPLAVVEYFEDLYSHYRQTESYGMVSANYILTQQSDINERMRAILIDWLIEVHHKFDLQHETLFLTVNLIDRFLAKQNMARKKLQLVGLVAMLLACKYEEVSVPVIDDLIFISDKAYSRTEILEMEKVMLNTLEFNMSVPTAYVFLKRYLKAAQSESKLDQMSSFLMELCLVEYEMIKFAPSFLAAASVYTAQCSLYGIKQWSKTCEWHTNYSEDQLLECSRMIVGYHQKAATGRLTAVYRKYNTSKFGYAAKCEPAKFIVDETQQL; this is encoded by the exons ATGGAGTTTGCAGTTGATAACAATAAAGCCGCAAATTTGCAAG TCAAAGGAGATAAGATGGTTACTAGGAAGTTTGGTGTTGAAATCAGTCATAATAGAAGAGCTTTTGGTTCAATTAATCAGCAGAAAGGAGCTCAAGTTTTGCCTTGTGTCGTCAACAAAAGAGCTTTATCACA AGCAAACGGAAACAATGAGAACAATGTACCGAATCAAGTTCATAGACCAGTCACAAG GAAACTTGCTGCTCAAATTGCCAATAAGAAGCAGTGTTTCCCTGAG AATGTTTTGAAGCCGAAACGATCAATTGAGAGTTTTAAAGTGTGGGAAGATGTGGAGGATCAACCCGAGCCCATGTCGCTCGAAACAACAGAACCAATTGTG GAAGTTGAAATTGAAATGGAGGACATATTTGAAGAACCAATTGTGGATATCGATATCTCGGATACTAAAAATCCCCTTGCAGTTGTTGAATATTTTGAAGATCTCTATTCTCATTATAGACAGACTGAG AGTTATGGTATGGTTTCAGCAAATTATATATTAACTCAACAATCTGATATCAATGAGAGGATGAGAGCTATACTAATCGACTGGCTCATCGAG GTGCATCATAAGTTTGACCTTCAGCACGAGACGTTGTTCTTGACGGTTAACCTGATAGACAGGTTCTTGGCTAAGCAAAATATGGCTAGAAAGAAGTTGCAATTGGTTGGTTTAGTTGCCATGCTTTTGGCTTGTAAATATGAGGAGGTTTCGGTCCCTGTTATCGACGATTTAATTTTCATCTCAGATAAAGCTTACTCCAGAACCGAAATTCTTGAAATG GAAAAGGTAATGTTGAACACATTGGAGTTCAACATGTCGGTTCCAACGGCATACGTGTTCTTGAAACGATATCTAAAAGCGGCACAATCAGAGTCAAAACTCGATCAAATGTCGTCCTTTTTGATGGAGCTTTGTCTCGTTGAATACGAGATGATTAAGTTTGCACCGTCATTTTTGGCTGCAGCTTCGGTTTACACTGCTCAATGCAGTCTTTATGGGATAAAGCAATGGTCTAAGACTTGTGAATGGCATACAAACTACTCCGAAGATCAGCTTCT GGAATGTTCAAGGATGATTGTGGGGTACCACCAAAAGGCAGCAACAGGGAGATTAACTGCAGTGTACAGAAAATACAACACTTCAAAATTTGGTTATGCAGCAAAATGTGAGCCAGCCAAGTTTATTGTAGACGAGACACAACAATTATGA